One genomic window of Methylothermaceae bacteria B42 includes the following:
- a CDS encoding formate hydrogenlyase produces the protein MAWILNLIQVALFVAAAPLLAGWIKKLKCWSQNRRAPSILQPYRDLSKLLRKETVVAENASWIFHMAPYIIFSVAVLAAAIVPLVAVQLPTARMADVIVLVGFFGLARFFQALAGLDIGTAFGGMGSSREMTIASLAEPAMLMAIFTLAVSMSTTNLSAAIETLLHEPLTIRPSFVFAGLGLALVAIAETGRIPVDNPATHLELTMIHEAMILEYSGHHLALIEWAAQIRMAIYAVLLVNIFLPWGLAVNFTWTALGWGVLAVTGKLILLAVVLVLAETALAKMRLFRAPHFLGFAYLLALLGMLTHVIMEVG, from the coding sequence ATGGCTTGGATTCTCAATCTTATACAAGTGGCCCTGTTTGTCGCCGCAGCGCCCCTGCTGGCCGGCTGGATCAAGAAGCTCAAATGTTGGAGTCAGAACCGCCGGGCGCCTTCCATCCTTCAGCCTTACCGGGATCTTTCCAAGTTGCTGCGGAAGGAAACCGTGGTAGCGGAGAACGCTTCGTGGATTTTTCACATGGCGCCCTACATCATCTTTTCGGTGGCGGTACTGGCGGCGGCCATCGTTCCCTTGGTGGCGGTGCAATTGCCCACGGCCCGGATGGCCGACGTGATTGTATTGGTCGGTTTTTTCGGTCTGGCCCGGTTCTTTCAGGCCCTGGCGGGGCTGGATATCGGCACCGCTTTTGGCGGCATGGGATCGTCACGGGAAATGACCATCGCTTCCCTCGCGGAACCGGCCATGCTAATGGCGATATTCACGCTGGCGGTCTCCATGTCCACCACCAATCTTTCGGCGGCTATTGAAACCTTGCTTCATGAACCCCTGACCATCCGCCCCTCCTTTGTTTTCGCGGGGCTAGGCCTGGCCCTGGTGGCGATTGCCGAGACCGGGCGCATTCCGGTAGACAATCCCGCCACCCATCTGGAACTTACCATGATCCACGAGGCCATGATTCTCGAATATAGCGGCCACCACCTTGCTTTGATTGAATGGGCGGCGCAAATCCGCATGGCCATTTACGCGGTACTGTTGGTCAATATCTTCCTGCCCTGGGGACTGGCGGTTAATTTCACCTGGACAGCCTTGGGCTGGGGGGTGCTGGCGGTTACGGGCAAATTAATTCTCTTGGCCGTGGTTTTGGTTCTGGCGGAAACGGCGCTCGCCAAAATGCGTCTATTCCGGGCGCCTCACTTTCTCGGCTTCGCTTATTTACTTGCCTTGCTGGGCATGCTCACCCACGTGATTATGGAGGTTGGCTAA
- a CDS encoding formate hydrogenlyase, producing MEALEPLYGQAVFLLAALILFTSFVMLAQSRVTTLVNLFALQGLLLAATTALVALVQDTPHLLISAGLTFALKAVLIPLLLHWLILRMGLHRAEDEVKRPLQLLLGAASIVVFSYYVTLPVVQLSELETRNIIATSAATLLLGMLLMISHRQAISHVVGFMAMENALFFSAVVATYGMPLVVELGVAFDVMVAAVIFGVFFFQIRESIDSLDVDRLSRLTETEEPEA from the coding sequence ATGGAAGCACTCGAACCCCTCTACGGACAAGCGGTATTTTTATTGGCCGCCTTAATTTTGTTCACTTCGTTCGTGATGCTGGCGCAAAGCCGCGTCACGACCCTGGTCAACCTGTTCGCCCTTCAGGGATTGCTGCTAGCGGCCACCACTGCTCTGGTAGCTTTAGTGCAAGATACGCCCCATTTATTGATTTCCGCAGGGCTGACCTTTGCCCTGAAGGCGGTCTTGATACCGTTACTCTTGCATTGGTTGATCTTGCGCATGGGACTGCACCGTGCCGAGGATGAAGTCAAACGGCCTTTGCAATTACTGCTGGGGGCCGCCTCGATTGTGGTATTCAGCTACTACGTGACCTTGCCGGTAGTTCAATTGTCTGAACTGGAAACCCGCAATATCATCGCCACCAGCGCCGCGACGCTATTGCTGGGCATGTTGTTGATGATCTCTCACCGCCAAGCCATCAGTCACGTGGTGGGATTCATGGCCATGGAAAACGCCCTGTTCTTCTCCGCCGTCGTCGCCACTTACGGCATGCCGCTGGTGGTGGAACTGGGGGTGGCTTTTGATGTCATGGTGGCGGCGGTGATTTTTGGGGTATTCTTTTTTCAAATCCGGGAAAGCATCGATTCCCTGGACGTGGACCGTCTCAGCCGCCTGACAGAAACCGAGGAGCCAGAAGCATGA
- a CDS encoding hydrogenase 4 subunit F — translation MIALYLLLIIPFLGMGVLAWVGDRPWAGRVNNWLNAATLIISILLALTVLRAGTLISDDRFWLVDAFNVYLIALTALVGLTTGIFSGPYMEHERKIGRLTPRRLRLYYAMYQGFMLAMYLILVTNNMGIMWVAMEGATLATVLLVSLYRTPESVEAAWKYFILCGVGIAQALFGTILLYFAASQVLGTGDEALEWTTLYVHAAEFDPTVMKIAFVFLLVGYGTKVGLVPMHSWLPDAHSEGPTPMSAILSGLLLNDALYAIVRSKMIVTQAVPGNLPGFLMMGFGLLSFLVAVLFLHRQRDIKRLFSYSSIEHMGTMTFAFGIGTPLATFAALMHMTVHSLTKSAIFVTVGHAAQIAGTQRMDKIRGLIATQPQVGWGLLVGTLAIAGFPPFGVFVSEFLVLVATMESYPWLTLPLLLGLAIAFGGLFRHLHPIVFGKQPQGQNPVQANMAPVFVHLALVLLLGLMIPGVLADWFDHAAQLISGGMPQ, via the coding sequence ATGATCGCACTGTATCTGTTATTAATCATTCCCTTCCTTGGCATGGGCGTGCTGGCGTGGGTGGGTGACCGCCCCTGGGCAGGACGGGTGAATAACTGGCTCAATGCAGCCACATTAATTATCTCAATCCTTTTAGCGCTGACTGTGCTCCGGGCCGGCACCTTGATTTCCGATGACCGCTTTTGGCTGGTGGATGCCTTCAACGTTTACCTGATTGCTCTCACGGCCCTGGTGGGATTGACCACAGGCATCTTTTCCGGCCCTTACATGGAGCACGAGCGCAAGATCGGCCGCCTTACCCCAAGGCGATTGCGTCTCTATTACGCCATGTACCAGGGCTTCATGCTGGCGATGTACTTGATTCTGGTGACCAACAACATGGGGATCATGTGGGTGGCGATGGAAGGCGCTACCCTGGCCACCGTATTGCTGGTCAGTTTGTACCGTACCCCAGAATCGGTGGAAGCGGCCTGGAAATACTTCATTCTCTGCGGCGTTGGCATCGCGCAAGCGCTGTTTGGCACGATTTTGCTTTACTTCGCCGCTTCCCAGGTGCTCGGCACCGGCGACGAAGCCCTGGAATGGACCACGCTTTACGTCCACGCCGCGGAATTCGATCCCACGGTCATGAAAATCGCCTTCGTATTCTTGCTGGTGGGCTATGGCACCAAGGTGGGCTTGGTGCCGATGCACAGTTGGCTGCCTGACGCCCATTCCGAAGGCCCGACTCCCATGTCGGCGATTCTTTCCGGTCTGCTGCTCAACGATGCCTTGTATGCCATCGTCCGCAGCAAGATGATTGTCACCCAAGCGGTACCGGGCAACCTGCCCGGATTTCTGATGATGGGATTCGGCCTGCTGTCGTTTTTGGTGGCGGTCTTGTTCCTTCACCGCCAGCGGGATATCAAACGCCTATTCAGCTATTCATCGATCGAACACATGGGCACCATGACCTTTGCCTTTGGCATCGGCACGCCGCTGGCCACATTCGCGGCGCTGATGCACATGACGGTGCATTCCCTGACCAAATCGGCGATCTTCGTCACCGTCGGCCACGCCGCCCAAATCGCCGGCACCCAGCGGATGGATAAAATCCGCGGCCTGATAGCCACCCAACCCCAGGTGGGCTGGGGCCTGCTGGTGGGCACCCTGGCGATAGCCGGATTTCCACCCTTTGGCGTATTCGTGAGCGAATTTCTGGTACTCGTGGCGACCATGGAATCCTATCCCTGGTTGACCCTGCCGCTCCTGCTGGGGCTGGCGATTGCCTTCGGCGGACTGTTCCGCCACCTGCACCCCATCGTCTTCGGCAAGCAACCCCAAGGCCAGAATCCGGTTCAGGCCAATATGGCGCCGGTCTTTGTCCATCTGGCGCTGGTACTGTTACTCGGGTTGATGATTCCCGGTGTCCTGGCGGACTGGTTTGATCACGCCGCCCAATTGATCAGTGGAGGAATGCCGCAATGA
- a CDS encoding hydrogenase — MTQWTAYSNALTWADIDYTQTSLSPVTVWQIPPATWGMAAELAHKQQLRWSAGWGEDLGEHIRLNALFEQGGNYLLLRTEVPAEQPELPSQARYFPAADRSERHTQDMLGVAFTDHPDPRRWTRHQAWDKDQFPLRQAFPADATPGETTPADKDYPFVKAQGASVYEIPVGPVHAGIIEPGHFRFQAVGETVLNLEERLGYVHKGIEKIAEERDPAGLARLAGRVSGDTTVGHAWAACQAMERAAGMDIPPRAAYLRAILAERERIANHLGDMGAICNDVAFTFAHYQFARLRENLLRSNRDIFGHRLLMDRIVPGGVAMDLNADAVTRLDGELTRLGKELDELLTIIDRNTSLGDRIYTTGVLSKETAGTIGCLGYVGRSSGQDYDVRRHAPYPPYDQFTVKAPVEEEGDVASRFWIRYKEIRVAMRLLRLLQGRLPAGEIQAPFPTPEDGAEGVGIVEGWRGETIAYVRFGAQGKVARYFPRDPSWLNWPALERIVLENIVPDFPVCNKSVNGSYSGVDL; from the coding sequence ATGACACAATGGACCGCTTACAGCAACGCCCTGACTTGGGCGGATATCGACTACACCCAGACCTCGTTGTCACCAGTAACCGTTTGGCAAATTCCCCCTGCTACCTGGGGCATGGCCGCCGAACTGGCCCACAAGCAACAACTCCGTTGGAGCGCCGGGTGGGGCGAGGATCTAGGCGAGCACATCCGTTTGAACGCCTTGTTTGAACAGGGCGGCAACTATCTTCTGCTGCGCACCGAAGTGCCGGCGGAGCAACCGGAGCTGCCCTCCCAGGCGCGTTACTTTCCGGCTGCCGACCGCAGCGAACGCCACACTCAGGATATGTTGGGCGTGGCCTTTACCGATCATCCCGATCCCCGGCGCTGGACCCGTCATCAAGCCTGGGACAAAGATCAATTTCCTCTGCGTCAAGCCTTCCCCGCCGATGCCACCCCCGGGGAAACGACGCCGGCCGACAAGGATTATCCCTTCGTCAAGGCCCAGGGAGCCAGCGTTTACGAAATACCTGTGGGACCGGTCCACGCCGGGATTATTGAACCGGGACATTTTCGTTTTCAAGCGGTGGGGGAAACGGTTTTAAACCTGGAAGAACGTCTGGGCTATGTTCACAAAGGGATTGAAAAAATTGCCGAGGAACGAGATCCAGCAGGGTTGGCCCGCCTGGCCGGCCGGGTGTCGGGGGATACCACGGTGGGCCACGCCTGGGCCGCCTGCCAAGCGATGGAACGGGCGGCGGGCATGGACATTCCACCACGCGCCGCCTATCTAAGAGCCATCCTGGCCGAGCGCGAACGCATTGCCAACCATTTGGGGGACATGGGCGCCATTTGCAACGATGTGGCTTTCACCTTTGCCCACTATCAATTCGCCCGCCTGCGTGAAAACCTGCTGCGCAGCAACCGAGATATTTTCGGCCATCGCCTGCTTATGGACCGGATCGTCCCCGGCGGTGTCGCCATGGACTTGAATGCCGATGCCGTCACCCGGCTTGATGGGGAACTCACCCGGCTCGGCAAGGAACTGGACGAATTGTTGACTATCATCGACCGCAACACTTCCCTGGGCGACCGGATTTACACCACCGGCGTTTTATCCAAGGAAACCGCCGGTACCATAGGCTGCCTTGGCTATGTGGGCCGTTCCAGTGGCCAAGATTACGACGTTCGCCGTCACGCCCCCTACCCGCCTTATGACCAATTCACAGTCAAAGCGCCGGTGGAAGAAGAAGGCGATGTCGCTTCCCGCTTTTGGATACGCTACAAGGAAATCCGCGTGGCCATGCGGCTGTTGCGACTCCTGCAGGGAAGGCTGCCGGCGGGAGAAATTCAGGCCCCGTTCCCCACGCCGGAAGATGGCGCCGAAGGGGTAGGCATCGTCGAGGGCTGGCGAGGCGAGACAATTGCTTACGTCCGCTTTGGCGCGCAAGGTAAGGTAGCGCGTTATTTTCCCCGAGATCCCAGTTGGCTCAACTGGCCGGCGTTGGAACGGATCGTGCTGGAAAATATCGTGCCGGACTTTCCGGTGTGCAATAAATCGGTCAACGGTTCCTATTCCGGCGTGGATCTTTGA
- a CDS encoding hydrogenase translates to MWRLYVKMLKTGIKTEPVRKIARDPEVEHLGAEVKRLVNKDFAGSLAIREVDTGSCNGCELEIHALNNVYYDVERFGVHFVASPRHADMLLVTGPVSRHMETALLRTYEATPDPKWVIACGDCAVCGGEFGVSYASCGAVDNVIPVDVKIPGCPPPPSVLLAGILEAIGKRRKS, encoded by the coding sequence ATGTGGCGCTTATATGTCAAAATGCTCAAAACCGGCATCAAAACCGAGCCAGTACGTAAAATAGCCCGCGATCCCGAGGTGGAACACTTGGGAGCGGAAGTCAAACGGTTGGTGAACAAGGATTTCGCCGGCAGCCTGGCTATCCGCGAAGTGGACACCGGTTCGTGCAATGGCTGCGAATTGGAAATTCACGCCCTGAACAATGTATATTACGATGTGGAGCGCTTTGGCGTTCATTTCGTTGCCTCGCCCCGTCATGCCGATATGCTGCTGGTGACAGGTCCCGTGTCACGCCATATGGAGACCGCCTTGCTGCGCACTTACGAAGCCACCCCCGATCCCAAGTGGGTGATCGCCTGTGGCGACTGCGCGGTATGCGGCGGGGAATTCGGCGTTTCCTACGCCAGTTGCGGGGCCGTGGACAATGTCATCCCCGTGGATGTCAAAATCCCCGGCTGCCCGCCGCCACCGAGCGTTTTACTCGCCGGCATCCTTGAAGCCATCGGGAAAAGGAGAAAATCATGA
- a CDS encoding alkylphosphonate utilization protein — translation MSTFPPCPHCNSEYTYEDGHLYVCPECAHEWGKDSPQETAEDTFTVTDAHGNILKDGDSVTIIKDLKVKGSSAVVKVGTKVKNIRLVEGDHNIDCKIPGIGAMKLKSEFVKKA, via the coding sequence TTGAGCACCTTCCCTCCCTGTCCCCACTGCAATTCTGAATATACCTACGAAGACGGCCATCTCTACGTTTGCCCCGAATGCGCCCACGAATGGGGTAAAGACAGCCCACAAGAAACCGCGGAAGACACTTTCACCGTCACTGACGCCCACGGCAATATTTTGAAGGATGGGGACAGCGTCACCATCATCAAGGATCTTAAAGTCAAAGGCTCCTCAGCGGTGGTCAAAGTGGGCACCAAGGTCAAAAACATCCGCTTGGTGGAAGGGGATCATAACATCGACTGCAAAATCCCCGGCATCGGGGCAATGAAGCTGAAATCCGAGTTTGTGAAAAAGGCTTAA
- a CDS encoding Fis family transcriptional regulator: protein MRNSLLIIEDEILLGEELARRYRHLGWEVWLAKNLEEARNFYQKKEIEPLVVLSDMNLPDGSVLDFLEKMGGRQPGCEWIFLTGYGSVPDSVRALRLGAYEFLEKPCGPDRLQLILESAARSAQAQRRLAFETSQRHNRFSPEVFVGESPQVSRLRQLLGRLAQIPFSSLVILGKTGTGKGLAARVLHSSGPRSQGPWVELNCAALPKDMVEAELFGYEAGAFTGAKGRHHGLLEQADGGTLFLDEIGELDLGIQAKLLKAVEDKRFRRLGGEREIQVDVQIIAASNRNLEEMVKEGLFRGDLYHRLSVFLVEMPPLRARKEDLKALVHLFVSEFNTKADRRVKIIPEAGWEQFESYHWPGNIRELRNLIERCVLLAEDELFPCQWIQLPGQHISFETNSNTIALPLDGTLSLEEMERKIIETALARTEGNVTAAARLLKASRETLRYRIQKHKISI, encoded by the coding sequence ATGCGCAACTCCTTGTTAATCATCGAGGACGAAATTCTCCTGGGTGAAGAATTGGCCCGCCGCTACCGTCATCTCGGCTGGGAAGTCTGGCTGGCCAAGAACCTGGAAGAAGCGCGCAACTTTTACCAAAAAAAGGAAATCGAACCCCTGGTCGTGCTTTCCGACATGAATTTGCCCGATGGCAGTGTCCTGGATTTTCTTGAAAAAATGGGTGGACGGCAACCCGGTTGCGAATGGATATTCCTCACCGGCTACGGCAGCGTGCCGGATTCAGTGCGGGCGTTGCGATTGGGGGCCTATGAATTCCTGGAGAAACCCTGTGGCCCGGACCGGCTTCAGCTCATTCTGGAGTCGGCCGCCCGCAGTGCTCAGGCGCAACGCCGTTTGGCTTTCGAAACCAGCCAGCGGCACAACCGGTTCAGCCCCGAGGTATTCGTGGGTGAAAGCCCCCAGGTTTCCCGCTTGCGACAGCTCCTTGGCCGCTTGGCACAAATACCCTTTTCTTCTCTGGTTATCCTGGGTAAAACGGGCACCGGCAAAGGGCTGGCGGCGCGGGTGCTTCATTCCAGCGGCCCCCGCTCCCAAGGTCCTTGGGTGGAACTCAACTGTGCCGCTCTGCCCAAAGATATGGTGGAAGCGGAATTGTTCGGTTATGAGGCCGGCGCATTCACAGGGGCCAAGGGACGTCATCACGGCCTGTTGGAACAAGCCGATGGCGGCACGCTGTTTTTGGACGAAATCGGTGAACTGGATCTCGGCATCCAAGCCAAGCTGCTTAAGGCCGTGGAGGACAAGCGTTTCCGGCGCCTGGGCGGCGAGCGGGAAATTCAGGTGGATGTACAGATCATCGCCGCCAGCAACCGGAATTTGGAAGAAATGGTGAAAGAAGGTTTGTTTCGCGGCGATCTCTATCACCGTTTGAGCGTCTTTTTAGTGGAAATGCCGCCTCTGCGCGCCCGCAAGGAAGATCTCAAAGCACTCGTTCATTTGTTTGTCTCAGAATTCAATACCAAGGCGGACAGACGGGTCAAAATCATTCCGGAAGCCGGGTGGGAACAATTTGAAAGTTATCACTGGCCCGGCAATATCAGGGAACTGCGCAATTTGATCGAACGCTGTGTACTATTGGCGGAAGATGAATTGTTCCCCTGCCAGTGGATCCAATTGCCAGGGCAGCATATCTCTTTCGAGACAAACAGTAACACCATCGCCTTACCCTTGGATGGCACTCTGTCGCTGGAAGAGATGGAGCGGAAAATCATCGAAACCGCCCTTGCCCGCACGGAAGGCAATGTTACCGCCGCCGCCAGACTGCTCAAGGCCAGCCGAGAAACCCTGCGCTACCGGATCCAAAAACACAAAATCTCAATCTGA
- a CDS encoding transcriptional regulator, producing MTYERFTVIRVPFPFTDRNTSKRRPALVLSSAPEFNTPISHSVMAMITSAHHSPWPLDCLLRDLKQAGLPAPSKVRFKLFTLDHRLIDGVLGRLSNHDGARVENALQRLFN from the coding sequence GTGACCTATGAACGATTCACTGTGATTCGGGTGCCGTTCCCTTTCACCGACCGTAATACGAGTAAACGGCGGCCGGCGTTGGTGCTGTCTTCCGCACCAGAATTTAATACGCCCATTAGCCATTCGGTGATGGCTATGATTACTTCCGCCCATCATTCTCCCTGGCCACTGGATTGCCTTTTGCGGGATCTGAAACAAGCCGGTTTGCCTGCGCCATCCAAGGTCCGGTTCAAGTTGTTTACTCTGGATCACCGGTTGATCGACGGCGTTTTGGGACGGCTGTCTAACCATGATGGCGCTAGGGTCGAAAACGCCCTTCAACGCTTGTTCAATTAA
- a CDS encoding AbrB family transcriptional regulator: MTHIVKVTTKGQATIPADIRKILGICPGDRIVWEVDEKGIVRVRRATPLDMEYLKAVEETLGEWHSEADEEAFRDL; the protein is encoded by the coding sequence ATGACTCATATTGTTAAGGTGACCACGAAAGGGCAGGCCACCATTCCTGCGGATATTCGTAAAATCCTGGGAATCTGTCCTGGTGATCGGATTGTCTGGGAGGTGGACGAAAAAGGCATCGTTCGGGTTCGGCGGGCGACACCGTTGGATATGGAATACTTGAAAGCCGTTGAAGAAACCCTGGGCGAATGGCACTCTGAAGCTGACGAGGAGGCCTTTCGTGACCTATGA
- a CDS encoding acriflavine resistance protein B: MAEQEKALGFTARIVKLFIESNLSPLILIGSMLMGLAALLLTPREEEPQIVVPVMDVLVEAPGASVDEVEKLVATPLEHKLWEIPGVEYVYSMSMPGRAIATVRYYVGEDREDSLLKTWSKLMSNREIIPPFVTSWTVKPVEIDDVPIVLLTLSSPDPAYGTYELRRVAEELLDKIGQVDNTGKIWISGGQRRTLRIYPDPAKLAAHHLSLLELMGALQKANFNLQAGEFNHDNRRLRLEAGPFWKSLENAASTVVGQYQGRPVYLREVAKLEDGPAEVETLTRIGFGPQAEHSKRIAGPDATSGDGHPAVTIAVPKRRGANAVTVARDVIEQVKSLHGGVIPSQVTVTVTRDYGETANDKVNELVEHLFVAIATVIVLLAIALGVREAFIVAIAVPMTLGVTLFCDLVFGYTINRVTLFALILSLGLLVDDPIVDVENIYRHFKLRKQPPLQAALTAVDEVRPPTIYATFTVIVSFLPMFYITGMMGPYMAPMAFNVPVAMLMSLLVAFTVTPWASYHLLKAEYGRPGEKPYDIHESLIYHWYQKALGPLIANAGRARLFLGFIVLLFFLSCLLVVFAIPLKLLPFDNKNEMQLVIDMPRGTTLEETDAVARDLEDYLATVNEVTDFETYIGLGSPMDFNGLVRHYYLRHGSYQGDIRINLVHKHERDHQSHEIALRIRPDIEAIAAKHGASVKIVEIPPGPPVLSTVVAEVYGPPGVAYADLVQNTLRMRHDGFEKLDILVDVDDFVDEPQTRLNFHIDQAKAALHGISVAQISKTLASALGGTKVGLLHAEYERQPAPAIVRIQRPLRSHPEILASLRVRSADGQLIPLGELGHFIEEKVPVTRYHKNLKPVGYVIAEMAGHAPVEAVIALTRMFEDNPLPQGYDFTLRGEGEWKITVDVFRDLGLAFAAALVMIYVLLVMQTDSLGMPIVIMMAIPLTVIGIMPGFWLLNLLPEPIQGYPNPVFFTATAMIGMIALAGIVVRNSIILIDFIQRLQAQGKPLSEALIEAGAVRLRPIFLTAGAAMFGSVVITLDPIFSGLAWSFIFGIFASTSFTLLVIPVVYYLLNRKKQEVSD, from the coding sequence ATGGCAGAACAGGAGAAGGCCTTGGGTTTCACCGCCCGCATCGTCAAGCTTTTCATCGAATCGAACTTGTCGCCATTGATTCTGATTGGCTCGATGCTGATGGGTCTTGCCGCGCTACTATTGACCCCCCGTGAAGAGGAGCCACAGATTGTCGTCCCAGTGATGGACGTATTGGTCGAAGCGCCCGGGGCTTCGGTGGATGAAGTGGAAAAACTGGTGGCCACCCCGCTGGAACATAAGCTGTGGGAGATTCCGGGCGTGGAGTATGTTTACTCCATGTCCATGCCTGGGCGGGCCATCGCCACGGTGCGTTATTACGTTGGCGAGGACCGCGAGGACAGCCTGCTCAAGACCTGGAGCAAGCTCATGTCCAACCGGGAAATCATCCCACCCTTTGTCACCTCTTGGACGGTCAAGCCGGTGGAGATCGACGATGTTCCCATCGTTCTGCTTACCCTCTCCTCCCCGGATCCCGCATATGGCACCTACGAGTTACGACGTGTGGCCGAAGAGCTGCTCGACAAGATCGGCCAAGTGGACAATACCGGCAAAATCTGGATTTCCGGTGGCCAGCGCCGCACCCTGCGCATCTATCCCGACCCGGCCAAACTGGCCGCCCATCATCTGAGTCTACTGGAGCTGATGGGAGCACTGCAAAAGGCCAATTTCAACCTTCAGGCCGGCGAATTCAACCACGACAACCGCCGGCTGCGCCTGGAAGCCGGCCCTTTTTGGAAATCGCTGGAAAATGCCGCCAGTACCGTGGTTGGTCAATACCAGGGCCGTCCGGTCTATCTGCGGGAAGTGGCGAAATTAGAAGACGGCCCCGCCGAGGTAGAGACCCTGACCCGTATCGGATTCGGGCCCCAGGCTGAACACAGCAAGCGCATTGCAGGCCCTGACGCGACGAGCGGAGACGGCCATCCGGCGGTGACCATTGCCGTGCCCAAACGCCGCGGCGCCAACGCCGTCACCGTGGCCCGGGACGTCATCGAACAGGTGAAATCTCTTCACGGCGGCGTCATTCCTTCCCAAGTGACCGTCACCGTCACCCGGGACTACGGCGAAACCGCCAATGATAAGGTCAACGAATTGGTGGAACATTTATTTGTCGCTATCGCCACCGTCATCGTTCTTTTAGCCATTGCCTTGGGGGTGCGCGAAGCCTTCATCGTCGCCATCGCCGTGCCCATGACCCTGGGAGTGACCCTGTTTTGCGACTTGGTATTTGGTTATACCATCAACCGCGTCACCTTGTTCGCGCTCATCCTATCGCTGGGCCTGCTGGTGGATGACCCCATTGTCGATGTAGAGAACATTTACCGCCACTTCAAGCTCCGCAAACAACCGCCGCTACAAGCGGCCTTGACCGCAGTGGACGAAGTACGGCCGCCGACTATTTATGCCACCTTCACCGTCATCGTCTCATTCTTGCCGATGTTTTACATCACGGGCATGATGGGGCCCTACATGGCGCCCATGGCATTCAACGTCCCGGTGGCCATGTTGATGTCGTTGTTGGTAGCTTTCACCGTTACGCCATGGGCCAGTTACCACCTGCTCAAGGCAGAATATGGCAGACCCGGGGAAAAACCCTACGATATTCATGAAAGCCTCATCTACCACTGGTACCAAAAAGCCTTGGGTCCTTTGATTGCCAACGCTGGCCGGGCACGGCTGTTTCTAGGTTTTATCGTTCTGCTTTTCTTCCTCTCGTGCCTGTTGGTGGTCTTCGCCATTCCCCTCAAATTGCTGCCCTTCGATAATAAGAACGAAATGCAGTTGGTAATCGACATGCCCCGGGGCACTACCCTCGAAGAAACCGATGCGGTGGCCCGGGATCTGGAAGATTATCTGGCCACGGTCAACGAAGTCACTGACTTCGAAACCTACATCGGCCTTGGCTCCCCCATGGATTTCAACGGCTTGGTTCGCCACTACTACCTGCGCCATGGCAGCTATCAGGGCGACATTCGCATCAACCTAGTACATAAGCACGAGCGTGACCATCAATCCCACGAAATCGCCCTGAGAATCCGCCCGGATATCGAAGCCATTGCCGCCAAACACGGGGCTAGCGTCAAGATAGTGGAAATCCCGCCAGGGCCGCCGGTGCTTTCCACCGTGGTGGCTGAGGTCTATGGCCCTCCCGGGGTGGCCTATGCTGATCTGGTCCAGAACACACTACGCATGCGCCACGATGGCTTTGAAAAACTCGATATTCTGGTGGATGTGGACGACTTCGTGGATGAGCCCCAGACCCGTCTCAACTTCCACATTGACCAGGCCAAGGCCGCCTTGCATGGCATCAGCGTGGCTCAGATTTCCAAGACCTTGGCAAGCGCCCTGGGGGGCACCAAAGTCGGCCTGCTCCACGCCGAGTACGAACGCCAACCTGCCCCCGCCATTGTTCGTATCCAACGTCCGCTGCGTTCCCACCCCGAAATTCTCGCCAGCCTGCGGGTACGGAGCGCCGATGGCCAACTGATCCCGTTGGGCGAGTTGGGGCACTTTATCGAGGAAAAAGTGCCAGTGACCCGTTATCATAAAAACCTTAAGCCGGTGGGCTATGTGATTGCGGAAATGGCGGGCCATGCGCCGGTGGAAGCGGTAATCGCCTTGACCCGGATGTTCGAGGATAACCCGTTGCCGCAAGGCTATGATTTCACCTTGCGCGGCGAAGGCGAATGGAAGATCACCGTGGATGTGTTCCGGGATTTGGGCCTGGCCTTTGCCGCCGCCTTGGTAATGATCTATGTGCTGCTGGTGATGCAAACAGACTCCCTAGGGATGCCCATCGTCATCATGATGGCCATTCCGCTGACCGTCATTGGCATCATGCCCGGTTTCTGGCTTCTAAATTTGCTTCCTGAACCCATCCAGGGCTATCCCAACCCTGTTTTTTTCACCGCCACGGCCATGATCGGCATGATCGCGCTGGCCGGCATCGTGGTTCGCAACTCCATCATCCTCATCGACTTCATCCAACGTCTCCAGGCCCAAGGCAAACCCCTTAGTGAGGCCCTCATCGAAGCCGGTGCCGTGCGCCTGCGCCCCATCTTTCTGACCGCTGGCGCCGCCATGTTTGGCTCCGTTGTCATCACCCTCGACCCAATCTTCTCGGGGCTGGCCTGGAGCTTTATCTTCGGTATCTTCGCGTCCACCAGCTTCACGTTGCTGGTGATTCCGGTGGTGTACTATCTTTTAAATCGAAAAAAGCAAGAAGTTAGCGATTAA